CTTGGTTGTCCGGCCGCTGGGGAATCATTTCGGAGCGGTCCGGCGGTGGCTGGCGCGATACGAACGATACGGAGACCAGCTCCCCGCCGTGGCGCATCCCTGGGTACGCGCACGCACTCACGGTGGCCAGCAAGGTCAGCCCGACCAATACGCGAGCAGTAGTTGAAGTATGCACTCTCATTCTCCAGCGTGGTCGCGTCTTGGCGCGACGCCTGTACGACATCTTGAGCTTCTGCTGAAGAAGTAGCGTCCCGTGTTCAGCCCCACCATCGCACGAATGGGGTAGGGCCGGCCCGTGCGCCGAACCGCGCGGGCCGGCCATCGTCGTGACCGGAGCGTGGGGCTACGGCTGCACCGCCTCCCCACCCGCCAACCCCGCGAGCCCCCGCGCGGCCATCGCCTTGTTGAACGCCGCGAAGGCGCCGGTCAGAAAGTCGTTGAACCCCTGCAACGCCGCGTGATATTCGGGATCGAGCATGGTCATCTGGTCCCGCTGCGCCTGGGTCGGCGCCTGGTCGCTGCCCTCGGCGATGGCCTCCAACGCCGACAGGTGCTCGCGGATGCGGTCCGGCACGCGAACCGTCGATTCGATCGCCTGTGGATTGCTGGTGATGTTCGCCTCCACCGCGTTCATCGCGTCGTCGAGCGTCCGAACCGCGGCGTCCACCGGTTCCGCGTTGGGCGTGCCCTTCACGGCGCCGTCCAGCGCCGCGGCCTGCGCCCGCATGCCGTCCAACCGGTTCAGCACCACGTCGAGCTGCGAGAGGTCGTGCATCAGCGAACCCGTGAAGGCGTATTGCGCCTGGAGGTCGGCCTGCGCCACGTGCGAGCGCGGATCGTTCACGACCTCGAACTTCTGCGATTCCGTATGGCCGCCCACCGTGAGCGTTGCCGTGTACGTGCCGGGAGGCAGCGGGGCGCCGGCCTGGGGGCCCTTGTTGAACTCCTTGGCGCCGTTCCAGCGCACCGGTCCCGTGGCGCGGAGATCCCAATAGATGCGGTGCATCCCGGCTTCCGTCGGCACCCAGGGCGCTCCGCTCGGCTTGGCCACGGTGTCGGCTCTGGGCTGTTCCGGCGTGCTCACGCCGGTCGGCATGCTCTCATCCGGCGCCGTCGCGCCGGGCCCCAGCTCGCGCGTGCCTTCCATGGTCCTCACCACATGCCCGGCCGCGTCGGCGATGACCAGCTTACCGGGCGCCTTCGCGGAATCGCCCAGGTAGTACGTGATCATCGCGCCGTACGCCGGGTTCTGACCATAGAACGCGCCATCGCCCATCGGCTCCACCTCGGACCACGGCCAGAATCGATGGGCCGTCCGGATGGGGAAGAGATGCAGCGGCGCCCGGCCGATCTCGGGCGTGAACTGCTCCAGCGGCGTCATATCGTCGAACACCCACACCGACCGGCCGTGCGTAGCGAGGATCAGGTCGTTCTCTTCGGGCTGGATGTCCATATCGTAGATCGAGACGTTCGGCAGCCCCAGCCCCATCAGATACCAGTGCGCGCCGCCGTCCCAACTCGCGTACAGGCCGTTCTCGAGTCCGGCGTAGTACATGCGCGGGTTCTTCGGGTCCTGCATCGCGGAACGCGCGTACACATCGGCCGGCAGGTTCCCCACGATCGAGCGCCACGTCTGGCCGTAATCGCTCGTTGCATAGACGTACGGCTTGAAGTCGCCGCTGAAGTGCCGGTCCACGGCGATCACCGCCTGGCCGGCATTCGTGGCCGATACCTTGATCGACTCCACGCGCCCCCACGCCGGCAGGGCCGGGACGTGGCTCGTGACGTTCGTCCAGTGCGCGCCACCGTCGCGTGTCACCTGCACCAGGCCGTCGTCGGTGCCCACCCAGAGCACGTTGGAATCGCTCGGCGCCGGCGTGACGATGAGAATGGCGTCGTACGCCTCGGCGCCCGAGTTGTCCTTCATCACGTCCCCGCCCGACGAGCCCTGCTTGCTCTTGTCGTTCATCGTCAGATCGGGACTGATCGGCTTCCAGGTGCGGCCATGGTCGCCGCTGCGGAACACCACGTTGGCGCCGGCGTAGAGCACGCTGGGGTTCTGCGGCGACACCGCGAAGCCCGACTCCCAATCCCAGCGATACTTCAGCTTGTCCACGCCCCCGCCCGAGAAATCCACCGGGTATGGTTCGATGTCGTGGACCTGCTGCGTGTTCCGGTCGAAGATCATCAGGAAGCCGTTCTGGGTGCTGTTGTAGATCAGGCGGTTGTCGTCGGGCGCCGGCACCGCGTAGATGCCGTCGCCGCCGTTGGTCGTGAACCAGTGGCGGTCGAGGATGCCGGTGGGGTCCTGGTTCCACCCCGGCCCGCACCACGCGCTGTTGTCCTGCAGGCCGCCGCACACCAGGTACGGGAACTCATCGTCGGCCGCCACGTGGTAGAACTGGCCGATCGCCAGGTTGTGCACGAACGCCCAGTGCGCGCCGTCATCCCGTGACAGGATGACGCCGCCGTCGTTGCCCTCGATGATCCGTCCCGAGCCCGAGGGATCGATCCAGATGGCGTGGTTGTCCACGTGATTCCGCTCGGCGATGGGCGTGAACGTCGCGCCGCCGTCGTGCGAGTCCATCAGGAACATCGACAGCGTGAACACGTGCTCGGGGTTCCTGGGGTCCACCGCGACGTGCGAGAAGTAGAAGGCGCGGACGTCCGCTTCCTGGTCCTTGCTCACCATCGTCCAGTTGGCGCCGGCGTCGTCCGAGCGCCACACCACGCCCTCGGTGGAGCCGATCACCGCGTACACCCGGTTGTGCTCGCTCGGCGCCACCGCCAGTCCGATCCTGCTCACCGGCGTCTCCGGCAGCCCGTGTCCGCTGAGCCGGGTCCAGCTGGAGCCCCCGTCGATGGACTTGTAGATCGCGTCCTCGGGACCGCCGTCGGCATAGCTCCAGGGCGTGCGACGAAACTTATATGTGGACGTATATATCACTTCGGGGTTCACCGGATCCATGGCGAGGTCGGCGGCGCCCACGTCCGGGGCGACGTACAGCACCTTCTGCCACGTGTGGCCGCCGTCGGTGGTGCGGAAGACGCCGCGCTCCGGGTTGTCCTGCCAGGGGCTGCCCATGGCCGCTACGAGCACCGTGTTCGGATCGTTGGGATCGATCACGATGCGCGCGATCTGCAGCGTGGCGCTCAGTCCCATGTTCGTCCAGTGCACGCCCCCGTCCGTGGATTTGTAGATGCCGTCGCCGTAGGAGACGTTGTTGCGGACGTTCGCCTCACCGGTTCCGGCCCAGACCACCTCGGGGTTCACCGGGTCCACCGCCAGCGCGCCGATGGACAGCACCGGCTGGTGTTGGAACTCGGCCGTCCACGTGATGCCGCCGTTGGTGGTGCGAAAAACCCCGCCGTCGGCCGTGCCCACGTAGTAGGTGTCGTTCTGGCCCGGCACGCCCGCCACCGCCGCCACCCGGCCGCCGCTGACCGCCGGCCCGATCTGCCGGAAGGAGATGCTCCGCGCGATCTTCATCGGAAGCAGCGTGCGTCCGTTCTGATCCGCCTGCTGCGGCGCCGCCGGGCGCGGCGTGATGATCTGTTGCGCGACGAGCGCGGCGGGCGTCGCGAGCGCGGCGAGCAGGGCCGCGGCGCTGAACGGGCGAACGGTGTGGATCATGGATCGCATGGGAGTGAAGTCCTGGCGTGGCGGATTGGCGCGACGGCCGTGAAGATCGCGCAATGATGTGCCCCGGGACGGGGGCCCCACATATAGTCGGCGCTGCCTGCTCCACGCCAGACCCGCGGATGGTGCCGGGTGGTCACCGGAGGCGGAACGACGCGGGTGCCCGTGGCGGCGCGGGGCCGCGCGCCGTTGCCCACGGGGGTTTTGGCTACGTATGTTCCGCCAATGGCGCGTCGCCATTCATCACGGGACGTCGCGGGCACCAAGCGCGCTCGACGGACGGGAGCATAATACATGGCGGGCAGGCAGCGCACGATCGCGATTCTCACGGGGGGAGGGGACGTGCCGGGTCTAAATCCGGCCATCCGCGCGATCACCATTCGCGCGCTGCGCGACGGCTGCCGCGTACTCGGCATTCGACGCGGGTGGGCCGGGCTCGTGGACTACGTGCCCGACGCCAAGGCCGACAACAGCGATCACGTTCAGGTGCTGTCGGAGGCCATCGTCAACCGCGCCGGCCGCACGGGCGGCACCTTTCTCCACACCGCGCGCGCGCGGCCGAGCCACCTGCCCCGCGAACGCGTGCCTGAGCACCTGAGCGGGTACGATGCGCCCATCAACGACGTGACCAAGGACGTGCTCTCGCACCTCGAGCACCTCGGCGTGGACGTGCTGATCCCCATCGGCGGCGACGACACCCTGAGCTACGCCAAGCGGCTGCACGACGAGGGTGTGAACATCGTCGCCATTCCGAAGACGATGGACAACGACGTGTACGGCACCGACTACTGCATCGGCTTCAGCACGTGCGTGACGCGCACCATCGAACTGACGCACCGGCTGCGCACGTCGGCCGGATCGCACGAGCGGTTTCTGGTCATCGAGGTGTTCGGGCGATACGCCGGCTTCACGGCGCTGCTGCCCACGATGGCCGGCGCGGCGGATCGCTGCGTGATTCCCGAGCACCCGGTGGACATCGAGCGGCTGGCGGAGCTGCTGACGGCCGACCGCAATCGGAATCCGAGCCGGTACGCCGTAGTGCTGGTGTCGGAGGGCGCGCGCCTGTCGACGCACGACACCATGACGTTCGAGAGCGAGGACGCCGATATGTTCGGGCACCGCAAGCTCGGCGGGATCGGGGAGCAGGTGGCGGCGGCGCTCAAGGCATCATCGCCCAAATACAATAAGGGTCAACCCATCGACATCGTGAACCAGCGACTCGGCTACCTCGTGCGGTCCGGCGACCCCGACGGGCTGGATTCGATCGTGCCGATGGCGTTCGGCAACCTGGCCATCGATCTGATCATGAAGCGGCAGTACGGACGCCTGGTGAGCATCCACCGCGGGTTCTACGACAGCGTGCCCATGGCGAACGTGACGTCGGAAAAGAAGGTCGTGAACGTCGCGAAATACTACGACACCGACCGGCTGCGGCCCATCTACAACTTCGATCACGCACCCCTGTTCATCGTGACCAGCGATTGACGCAGCCCGGTCGGTCCTTACCGAAGGCTTTCAACCGGGACAGCGCGCGATCCGACTGCTGCAAGATGCCATCGAGGCACCGCCGGACGTCGTCGAGCGGCGCCGC
The Gemmatimonadaceae bacterium DNA segment above includes these coding regions:
- a CDS encoding ATP-dependent 6-phosphofructokinase, with product MAGRQRTIAILTGGGDVPGLNPAIRAITIRALRDGCRVLGIRRGWAGLVDYVPDAKADNSDHVQVLSEAIVNRAGRTGGTFLHTARARPSHLPRERVPEHLSGYDAPINDVTKDVLSHLEHLGVDVLIPIGGDDTLSYAKRLHDEGVNIVAIPKTMDNDVYGTDYCIGFSTCVTRTIELTHRLRTSAGSHERFLVIEVFGRYAGFTALLPTMAGAADRCVIPEHPVDIERLAELLTADRNRNPSRYAVVLVSEGARLSTHDTMTFESEDADMFGHRKLGGIGEQVAAALKASSPKYNKGQPIDIVNQRLGYLVRSGDPDGLDSIVPMAFGNLAIDLIMKRQYGRLVSIHRGFYDSVPMANVTSEKKVVNVAKYYDTDRLRPIYNFDHAPLFIVTSD